Genomic segment of Photobacterium profundum SS9:
TTGATGGCTCTCAGTTATCGCTTGAAGATAATATTGCACGCACTAAAAAAGTGGCTGAAGTTGCCCATGCTTGCGGTGCAACGATTGAAGGCGAGATTGGCTCTGTCCCTTATGAAGAAGGGCGTGATCACATTAAAACAATTGATACATCTCCTGATGATGCAGCGCGCTTTGCAGAAGAAAGTAACGTCGATTGTGTCGCTATTTCAGTCGGTAACGTTCACCGCCTGACGACACCAACAAGCACGATTGATTTTGGTCTACTCGATCAGATTGCGAGTAAAGTGAGTAAGCCATTAGTGATTCACGGTGCAAGTGGCATTCGAAATGAAGACATGGCAAAACTGAAAAAAAGCCGTGTGTCTAAATTCAATATCGGTACGTGTTTACGACAGGCTTTAGGTCATAATTTACGCGACTTTATGAATGAGGAACCTGACAAGTTTGACCGTATTTACTTCATGAAAAAGGCCATGCCTTTTGTAAAAGAAGAGGCGATTCGCAACTTTAAATTATTGTCCTAAAATACATACCCTAAGATATACCATCTTAGGGTATTATTGTTATTAATTAGATACTTTCGACCGAGGAGAAACGTTAGGTATGGAAGCTGAAAATACTTTATTAGAAGTGCCAAACGACCTCGACACTTTACGCGATTTGATTGTTAAGCGTTATGATAAGTTGAGCCAGCGACTACAGCAAGTTGCTGATTATATTATGGCTCAACCGATGCTTGTTGCGGTTGAAACGATGGCGACGATAGCAGAGCAGGCCAATGTTCCGTTGTCTACCCTGAGTCGTTTTGCTAATACAATGGGGTTCTCAGGCTTTAGCCAGATGCAGGCGTTATTTCGCGATCAGTACCTAAATCGCCCTCGTGACTACAAAGAGCGCGTTCGTCAGGCACGTGATCAAGATTGCTTTGAACCTGAATCACCAACATCCATTTTTCAAGATTATGGTGCTGCAAATATTGAAGCCATGGAACAGCTTCAAGTTTCTGTTTCGCCACAGAAGCTTGAGCGAGCAGTATCGTTACTAGACAAGGCTGATACGATATATATTCAAGGTATGCGAAGGGCTTACCCCGTTGCATTTTATCTTTGGTATGCATTAATGAAATCAGACAACAACGTGGTGTTGCTTGATGACCATGGTGGCATGTTAGCCCCAATGACTCGCCGAATAAGCGATAAAGATGTATTGGTAACCATTACTTTTACACCTTATGCGCCAGAAACCAGTGAGTTAATTAAGCTGGCATCTGAAAAGAATGTCCCCATTATTGCGATAACAGATAACCAAATGAATTCTCAAGGCAGTAAAATGGATGTTTGTTTTGAAGTGCAAGAAGGGGAAGTGATGGGGTTCCGCTCTTTAAGTAGTTCAATGTATTTAGCGCAAACATTAGCGGTTAGTCTGATGTGCCGAGAAACTAAATAACAAATAATAGATAACAGATAAAAATAGAAAAGCTGACAGAAGTCAGCTTTTTTGTATTGGAATAAACGTGTTTATTTAGAGGCAGATTGAGGGCCAACTAACGTTTTCATACCATTTAGCATCGCTTCTGCAATATCGTAATGGTCAGATTCCCATAGTTGATCGTTTAGAAATTCACCCGAATAGAACCCGTCGTAGCCTGTACTTTTTATTGCCTCTACCCATTCTTGCAGTGGGATATCCCCTTCACCAAGAATGTATCCGCGTAGTTCTTTCTCATCGACCCAAGGTTGACCATTAGCAGGACGTTTGCCATCAGAAAGATGAACGTTATAAATTAAACTCTTATCGATCTTTGCCATATCTTCAGGTGACGCGCCACGGCTTGCCCAAAAGTGCCATGTATCAAGAACAAAGCCAAAGTTATCGCGACCTACTGCATCATAAAGTCGGAAATAATCACTGAGTTTCGCAATTGGTGTCCATGCGGCACCTTCATACTGAAAGCGGATCCCATGTTCTTTTCCGATATCGGCAATGTGCTGAATATTTTGAGCGGTGATTTTAATATTGTCTTCAACCGATAAGCCGTTAAGCGCTTCAAAGGCGTTTAGCTGAATCGTCGGGGCACCAATGTCTTGTGCAAATGCACACAGTATTTCGACTTCTTTAAATACTTTCTGCTGAGTTGCTTTATCTGATGCCTCAACCGATCCAATAATATCTATGGCTGTAGGGGTAATATCCGCTTTTTCTAGTCGAGCCTTAAGATCTTGGCTGGTAAACCCTGCGTGAATATATCGCCATAACTTATCGGTATGTATCTCTAATCCCTGATAGCCCGTTTCTTTTGCTAAACGAATGTCACTTACAATATTGTTATGAAGTGAACACATACCATGCAATGCATAACGCATATTAGCTCCTTGAAAAGATATTTAAATTGGCGGAAGGTTATTTATGAACGTACTATTATTTGAACTTTTTCTATAATCACATCGATGAAAAATTTTTACTGTTAACTTGGTTTTTAAATTAATGTTTTTATATATATTCTTTCTTTTTCTCTTGATATCTTTGGTTTTATTGGTCTGCCGCTCTGTATGTTTTTGATAAAAATTTATCACTTTCTCTTTTTGATGTTAGTTAGGCAGCATGATTTTATTTTCTCTCAGTTCATAGTATTTATTATTCATTAGGTAAATGCATTTTTAGAAATATATAAATATGCCAATTTTAAGAAAAAATGTCGTTAAATTATCGACACGTTACCTTGTCCACAAAACGTTCACATCAAATTAAAAATAAATTGAAATGTTTGTTTCATTGCAATATCTTAGTTGAATGATTAATTTCATTTTTGATCTTGTTTAAATAATTGCTTTAAGGGATGAATTTTCGTTATGTCTAGATTGTTATCTAAATATGCAAAGGCGGATCGACAAGGTAGAACGCAGTCGATAACACCTGAAAGTGCAGGGTGGGGGTATGTGGGTTTTGAGGTATATGAGCTAGAAAAAGGTCAGCATTTAGAATTACCAGCAAGCGCTAATGAAGTATGTTTAGTACTTGTTGCTGGGCATGCCTCTGTAACAACACCAAGCGCATGTTTTGAGAATATCGGCGATAGAATGAGTCCTTTTGAGCGTAAAAAGCCTTACGCTGTCTATTTAACGGCAGGCGAATTGATTAAGGTTGTCGCCAATACCGCACTTGAGTTGGCAGTGTGCCAAGCACCAGGAAGTGGTCGCTTACCAACAAGGCTGATTGCCCCGAACGATATTGATGCCGAGCAGCGTGGTAACGGTAACAATCAGCGTTATGTACACAATATTTTGCCTGATTATAAAGAGGCAGACAGCTTACTGGTGGTAGAAGTCTACACCGATGAAGGGTGCACGAGTTCATACCCAAGCCATAAGCACGATCAAGATGCAGCGCCTTCAGAAACCTACCTTGAAGAAACGTATTATCATCGCCTTAATCCTGAACAAGGGTTTTGTATGCAGCGTGTTTATACCGATGATCGTGAATTAGATGAGTGCATGGCGGTATATAACAAAGATGTTGTTCAAGTGCCTAAAGGCTATCACCCCGTTGCGACAATCGCAGGTTATGACAGTTATTACCTCAATGTAATGGCAGGGCCAACACGTAAATGGCTGTTTACCTGGGAACCCGATCACGATTGGATCAATTCAGACGATTACGCAAAAAAGCACGTTAATCGTTAATATCGCTTTTGGCTCGAGTTATGCTTATTCAAATAACAATTTTTCTATAACGTAATACCAATATGAACAAATACTTATTTAGATTGGTATAAATACTTAATGTTGCTAAGGAGTTAGGCATGTTTAATATCGCTTTGTTTGGTGCCGGTAGAATTGGACAGGTTCATGCTGTCAATATTAACAATCACCCAGAAACAAACTTGTACTCAGTGATTGACCCTTATTTGGAAGGGGCACAAAAGTTAGTTGATAGCTATCAGGCCAAAATTCAGTCTGTTGAAGAAGCAATGGCCGATCCAAACGTACACGGTGTTTGCATTGGTTCAGCAACAGATACACATGCTAATTTAATCGAACTTGCTGCCATCAACGGTAAGGCGATCTTCTGTGAAAAGCCGATTGATCTTGAGTTGAGTCGAGTAAGAGATTGCTTAGCTGTTGTTGAAAAACACAATGTACCAATGCTGGTTGGTTTTAACCGTCGTTATGATCCACAATTTCGTCAGCTAAAAGAACAGCTAGGTGCAGGCACGATTGGTAAGGCAGAATCGCTTTTAATTACCTCTCGTGATCCTTCGCCACCGCCAGCAGAGTACAGCCAAGTTTCGGGTGGAATGTTCCGTGATATGACGGTTCATGATCTGGATATGGCACGTTTCATTATTGGTGAAGATCCGGTGTCGATCACGGCGCACGGCAGCTGCATGGTTGATCCTGCGATTGGCGAGGCGGGCGATATTGATACCGCAGTATTAGTATTACAGTTCCCATCAGGGGTGATGGCGACCATCGTAAACAGCCGTCGATCAGGTTACGGTTATGATCAACGTCTAGAGCTTCACGGTGAAAAAGGCTTACTACAAGCTGGCAACATGAAAGAAAACTTGGTACAGCATTGGGGTGAAGTTGGCTGTACCAGCGCTAAACCACAACCTTTCTTTTTAGAGCGCTATCAAGATGCATATATCGCTGAATGGCAACATTTTGCAGATGTTTTAGCGGGTCGTTGCAAGCCTGAATGTAGTGGTGTTGATGGTGAGTTTGCTTTGGTGCTGGCTGAAGCGGCTTTAGAGTCAATGAAATCAGGAAAAACGGTGATCCTTTAACGATCTAATACCCTGTTTTTCGAAAGGCTGATAGGGCTTACCGATAAAATCATTTATACGTAAAAAGTAAGTTATAAGTGAAAAAATTATAAATAAAAAAACGCCTCTCATATTATGGGGCGTTTTTTATAGGAATAACAGTGCAATACGAGCCGAGTTTTTATTGATCGTTTTCGGTTTTAAACGCCAGTGATACCGCTAATGTTTGTGCAAGACAGAAAGATGCAGACTGTGAACGGAATGCATCCACTTTTGCCTCTTTCACCACGAAACATACGTCGCTAAAGGCTGCTAGCGGGCTTAATTGGCTGTCTGTAATCACAACCTGCTTTGCCCCTGCCTTGCTGACGATCTCGCTTAATTTAACGGTTTCTTCAGCGTAGGGAGAGAAGCTGATAGAGATAACAATATCTTTGGGCCCCACCATACTGAGTTGTTCTTGAAACATCCCACCTAATCCATCAATTAAAAAAGCGCGGCGCTCTAAATGGCGTAATGCATAGGTTAAATACGATGCGATGCTAAATGAACGACGCAGGCCGATCAGATAGATATTATCGGCGTTAGCAATTAACTCGACCGCTTGATTCAGTTTATCGGCCGATGTTTGAGTGGCTAACTGCTCCATGGCTTGGCTATTGGCTCGGGCAAATTCTTGCAATATATCAATAGGGTTTTCAGGTGGTGGCGACGCATCGTCTAACTCTTTAAATAAGCGTGCGCGGTCAGTGTAGCTGGTGGTTTCTTCAACGAGGTTTTGACGAAACAGTTGTTTCATTTCATTAAAGCCTTTGAAGTCAAAAGCATTAGCAAAACGAATCAGTGTTGAAGGGGGCACTTGCGCTTGTTCAGCAATAACGGCAACCGTATCAAAAGCGATACTGTTATGGCTCTCTAATACATACGCGGCGACTTGTTGCAGCCGTTTGCTTAATTCGTTATATCGATTACGAATTTGCTCTTCTAATTCAGATAGCGTGGTAGCTGCAGACATTTTTAACTTCCTGTCGTTAACGCTTTATAAGTCTGGCAATTATATGATAATGAAATGAAAATTTCAAAATGTACGATTAAATTATGTCTAGTTGGAATATATGTTTCAGTTTGTCAGCTTCAGAGGGGGATACCGAGGTGGTTCAAACCAAAAAAAGCCACGGATTAAAGAGTCCGTGGCAAAGCTTCCTACAGTTACAATTTTGTTAAAGAGTAAATGTTTACGGGGGTTACTTACTCTTTTTCTGTCGTTTCATATCGAAAATAACAGCAACAACAATGACTAAGCCTTTTACGACTTGCTGCCAATAGGCCGAGACATTCAATAAATCAAGCCCATTTTGTAGCACACCCATGATCATGACGCCGACAATGGTGCCCTGAATTGTGCCGATACCACCGGCATGGCTCACACCACCAACGGTTGCAGATGCGATGGCATCAAGCTCATACATCACCCCAAGACCTGGCTGACCTGAGTTAATACGTGCAGTCAGAATCAGTGCGGCAATACCTGCAAGTAAACCTGCATATACATAGACAAGAATCTTGTATTTAGTCACGTTAATGCCAGATACATATGCGGCTGTTTCATTACCACCAATGGCGTAGGCGTATTTACCAAATCGAGTGTAATTAAGTAAAATGTACGTAATGAACGCCATCACCAAAAATATCACCACAGGCACGGGGATCCCCGCTATCGTTCCTTGACCAATCCACTGGTATGACTCGATTAGGCTACTGACTGGGCGACCATCTGAATACAGTAGTGCAGCACCACGAGCGATAATCATCATACCTAGTGTGGCAATAAAAGGAGGAATACCCGTATAGGCAATAAGTGCACCGTTTATCAAACCACATAATGCACCGACGGCAAGTGCCACTAAAATTGGCACAATAATAGGTAGTTCTGGCAGGTTAGGGTACATTCTCATGCCCCAATCAAGTGATTGGGCGGTACTTGCAGATACAACGGCCGCAACAGCGAGAACAGAACCAGATGAAAGATCGATACCTCGTGTAATAATGATAATGGTAACGCCAAGCGCCAGCAGACCAATACTTGCCATTTGTGTCATTACGTTAAGTAGGTTGGCCACTGTTAAGAAAACAGGAGACAAAATACTCATCACAATACACATTGCGATAAAGACAAAATAGATAGCGTATTTGGATATAAAGCGTTTTGTATTTGCGCCCTTCGGTTGATCTGAAGTGGCTTGAAGAAGTTTAGCTAGCATAACTACATTCCTTGATTCGTTTTGGTTTAGCTAATGTGGTGGCGTTAATTGAAAGCCATTGACATTACTTGTTGCTGAGAGGCATCTTTACCGTCAAGTTCACCCTTCAGCTTGCCTCCATGCATGACCAGTATTCGGTCGCTCATTCCTATCACTTCAGGCAGTTCAGACGAGATCATGACTAAGCTTTTGCCCATACCTGTGAGTAATCGCATTAGTTTATAAATTTCAGACTTCGCACCGATATCAATACCGCGCGTTGGTTCGTCTAAAAAGAGGATGTCTGGTTTGGTTAGCATCCAACGTGCAAGAAGAACCTTTTGTTGATTACCGCCGCTGAGGTTATCAATTTTTTCTGCCATACCCGGTGTTTTGACTTTTAATTTGGTGCACTGGCTAGCGCAATCTTTTTGCATCGAACGTACATCAAGCACGTTCACGACTTTATTGCGGTAAGCATCAAGATGAGCAATAGAGGTATTAGCGAAGATATCAAGCATCAAATAAAGACCCGATTGGCGTCGATCTTCGGTTAAAAAGGCCATTTTATGACTGATTGCATCTTGAGGCGTTTTGATTTCGACGTTTTCGCCGTTAATCCAGATTTCACCTACATCGTGCTTTCTTACCCCAAATAAGGTTTCGATAAGCTCGGTGCGTCCAGCGCCGACAAGCCCTGCAATACCTAAAATTTCACCTTCATGCAGCTTGAAGCTAATGTTGTCAAATACACCTTCAACGCTCAGGTTTTTTACTTCAAGACGTACTTTTCCAGGTTTTGCAGTAGGAGGCGGGAATACATCGCCTAAATCACGACCCACCATCATCTGAACAAGTTCATCGTGATTGGTATTTTGTGCTTCACGTTCGCCGATGTAACACCCATCACGAAATACTGTTATATCGTCACAGATGCGGAAGATTTCATCCATTTTATGGCTAATGTAAACAATGGATACGCCTTGTTTCTTTAATTTTTCTATGATTTCAAACAGATGGTCCACTTCTTTACCGGTTAAAGCAGAGGTGGGTTCATCCATAATAATAATTTTTGAATTGTAGGAAATCGCTTTAGATATCTCGATCATTTGCATTGTCGCGACGGTGAGTTCGCTCATTGGCGTACGTGGGTCGAGGTGCAAATCTAATTTTTTTAAGAGTTCAGTCGTATCACGGTACATTTTTGCGTGGTCGATAAGGCGTAATGGACCCTTAAGTGGTTCACGCCCTAACCAAATATTTTCAGCAATACTGCGGTGAAGAATAGGGGATAGCTCTTGGTGGATCATTGAAACCCCAGCTTCTAGTGCTTCTTTAGCACCACTGTAATTAACCTGTTCTCCTTGATAACGAATCGTGCCGCAGTCGCGTTGATAAATACCAAACAGCACTTTCATTAGGGTGGATTTACCCGCACCATTTTCTCCCATTAAAGCCATTACTCGACCTTTTTTTAACGTTAATTGCACATTATCGAGTGCTTTTACGCCGGGAAATGTTTTGGTAATACCACGCATTTCTAATAAAACTTGGTTCATGCTTTCTGCTCCAATTGGGTTGTTCTATGTGCCAATGTTCAGGCACATAGAACATGTCAGTACGAGGGATAATTAACCTTGTTTAGCTTCAAATTCAGCTAGGTTATCCTTAGTAACGAGTTCAGCAGGAATCCACGTTATTTTGTCGCGAGGGGTTTTGTTAATGCCGCTAAGTGCTGCATCAATTGCGCCACGAGCTTGGCTACGACCATCTTGGAATACTGTCGCGTCGAGTGCGCCTTTTTTGATAGCCATTAAACCATCAGGGGTTGCATCAACACCAATGACGATAGTATCGTCAAGTTTACCTGCAGCACGTAATGCCTGAATCGCACCTAATGCCATATCATCATTGTTCGAAATAATGATGTCTAGCTTGTCACCAGAGTTGATCCAGTTCTCCATAACAACCATTCCTTGAGAACGCTGCCATAAAGCGGTTTGCTTACGAATAATGTTGTATTCAGGTTTTTCTTTGAAGAAATCTTCCACACCTTGAGTACGTAAAATTGCCGCTTCAACAGTCATCATACCCATGATAATGCCGATGTTACCGCCTTCTGAGTGCTTTGCTGCGTATTTCGCTTGTTCTTCACCAAATCGAAGTTCTTCAGAACCCACGTACGCAACACCATCTGGAAGATAGGTAGGGCGGCGATTTAAGTAAACAAGTTCAATGCCAGCTTTTAAAATGTCATCAGTCATAGGTTGTGTTGCATCGGTGTTTACTGGTACAAGAATAATGCCGTCAACTTGTTGAATAATGAAGTTTTGAATTTGACCAAGCTGCTTTACAGTATCTTCTTTAGCGTCAACAAAAATGAGTTCGAGGTTGTCTTGCTTTTCTGCATAAGCACTCATCGAATCTTTCATATTCACCAAGAATGTGTCATCAAAGTTCGGTATAGCAACACCAATTCGAGTCACATTACTGTCAGCTTCCTCTCCGCCACAGGCTACAAGTGCCATTAACCCCGTAATAAAAAGCACCCCTTGAACTGCTTTTTTAGGTTTATTCATTAATTGCTTTATATATTTAGTGCTTTGTTGAAATAGCGTAGTCAATCCACTTGTCGTAATTGGCATGTCTGCCTCCTTGTTATTAGATGCTTCTTCAGCAAATTTAAAATGCGATTTTATGCATTAAGCCAAATTTCCATTTAGAGTTTTTACTTAATTCCCGACTAGAATCACATCTCATATTTTAATAGTGAGTTTTTTATTCATATTCGTATGAAAAATATTTTCTAAACTCAGTGAGGATTACTATAGGTTGTCGTTTCTTTTATAACCACCACTGATGTTAATTAAATGTATAAAATGCTACGCCGATCTCATATGAAATTTAAATGCAAATTTATTTACCTTTATAAGTGGTTGATTTTAATTGCTAAGTTTTATTTTCTTGAACTTGATCACGAAAGGTGCATTTGGATTGTAATGCGATGGTGGAATAGTTGTTAGTAGCTTTGTTAATGAAAAATTATTTTCATATGTTTCAATCTGATTAACTATTGAGCGTTATTGTGATGGTAAAATCGTATTGAACACGCTGAATGCTTAATGATTTCGTATCTGGTTGATAAGAATACAGATAGGAAAATGATGGTGTATTCGTGATTTTTAAAGGTATTCATATGTATAACAAATAGCTTAACCACAGGTTTGGAATCAATGGTTATATTTCATGAACATATTAACCGGTATGTGGTTTTACTTATTTTAATTTAATAATAAAACGTCGATTAATTATGTGATTGATGATTGTGTGAGATGGCTTTTTTGAATTAGATCAAAACGTTTTTTATATTGATACCGAAGAGCAAATTGACTTACCCAAAGAATCAGTACAGAACAAACAGACTTAAGATCACAAAAAAAAACATTCATTTCGTTTTTTGTTGATAATGAAATGTTCATTTCGTATAACTGAGTCATTGAAATAATCCAACCACGATGACGCGTTGATTGTCGTTTTATAACGCGCTTGAGAAAGGAATCGAGAATGAAACACGACAGCAAAACATTAGATCTTATTTGTATGGGACGGGTGGCTGTTGACTTGTATGGTCAACAAATAGGTGCGCGTTTGGAAGATATGGGCTCCTTTTCTAAATATCTTGGTGGGTCGTCGGGCAATGTTGCTTACGGTACTGCCCGTCAAGGTTTGAAATCATCTATGTTGGCACGAGTAGGCGATGAACACATGGGGCGATTTCTTCGCGAAGAGCTCAATAGTGTCGGTGTTGATACGAGTCATTTGATTACCGATGAAGAGCGTTTAACGGCACTTGTTATTCTTGGTATTAAAGATGAAGAGACTTTCCCTCTCATTTTTTACCGTGATAATTGCGCTGATATGGCGATTACAGCCGATGATGTGTCAGAAGAATACATCGCTTCTGCACGTTGTTTAGCCATTACAGGTACACATCTATCTAACCCTCAAACGCGTGATGCAGTACTTACTGCTTTAAAATATGCCCGTCGCCATGGTGTGAAAACAGCATTAGATATCGATTATCGTCCTGTTCTATGGGGGCTAACGTCATTGGGTGATGGCGAAAATCGTTTTATTGAATCAGGGAAAGTAACAGACCAACTACAAGAAGTGTTGGGGCTGTTTGATTTGATCGTTGGTACAGAAGAAGAGTTTCACATTGCGGGTGGCTCAACCAACAGTATTGATGCCCTTCGTGCAGTGCGTCAGGTAAGCCAAGCTGAACTCGTGTGTAAAAGAGGGGCGTTAGGCTGTTCTGTATTCAGTAACGATATTCCTAATGATCTGGATGATGGTATTACCATTCAAGGTGTCAGAGTCGATGTATTAAATGTGCTAGGCGCGGGCGATGCCTTTATGTCGGGTCTATTACGTGGCTATTTAAGTGACGAAGGCTGGGAAAAAGCGTGTGCTTACGCCAATGCCTGTGGGGCATTAGTGGTTTCTCGTCATGGTTGTGCACCCTCTATGCCTACAAAAGTAGAGCTTGATGATTACTTGAGCCGTGCTAACGACGTACCACGTCCAGATATAGACGCACGCTTAAACCACCTACACCGTGTTACCACCCGTAAGCCAAATTGGGAAGAATTATGCGTTCTTGCGTTTGACCACCGCATTCAATTTGTAGATATGGTGCGAGAAGCCGGAGTCGATTTCGACAGTATAAAGCCGCTAAAAAAACTCATTTTACAAGCGAGCCAAGAAGTTGTTGAAGAAGCAGGATTACAAGGTAAAGCGGGCATCTTATGTGATGGTACGTTCGGTCAAGACGTATTGAATGAAGTGACAGGGTCTGGCTGGTGGATAGGGCGACCAATCGAGCTTCCGGGATCTCGTCCGCTGCGTTTAGAGCATGGCAATATCGGTTCTCAGTTAGTTAACTGGCCGCTTGAGCATGTGGTTAAATGTTTAGCCTTTTTCCATCCCGATGATCAGCACCCATTGCGCTTAGAACAAGAAAAAATGATCAAAGAAGTGTATACCGCTTGCTGCCAATCAGGTCATGAATTGTTGTTAGAAGTGATTTTGCCAGCAG
This window contains:
- the iolB gene encoding 5-deoxy-glucuronate isomerase, with product MSRLLSKYAKADRQGRTQSITPESAGWGYVGFEVYELEKGQHLELPASANEVCLVLVAGHASVTTPSACFENIGDRMSPFERKKPYAVYLTAGELIKVVANTALELAVCQAPGSGRLPTRLIAPNDIDAEQRGNGNNQRYVHNILPDYKEADSLLVVEVYTDEGCTSSYPSHKHDQDAAPSETYLEETYYHRLNPEQGFCMQRVYTDDRELDECMAVYNKDVVQVPKGYHPVATIAGYDSYYLNVMAGPTRKWLFTWEPDHDWINSDDYAKKHVNR
- a CDS encoding ABC transporter permease codes for the protein MLAKLLQATSDQPKGANTKRFISKYAIYFVFIAMCIVMSILSPVFLTVANLLNVMTQMASIGLLALGVTIIIITRGIDLSSGSVLAVAAVVSASTAQSLDWGMRMYPNLPELPIIVPILVALAVGALCGLINGALIAYTGIPPFIATLGMMIIARGAALLYSDGRPVSSLIESYQWIGQGTIAGIPVPVVIFLVMAFITYILLNYTRFGKYAYAIGGNETAAYVSGINVTKYKILVYVYAGLLAGIAALILTARINSGQPGLGVMYELDAIASATVGGVSHAGGIGTIQGTIVGVMIMGVLQNGLDLLNVSAYWQQVVKGLVIVVAVIFDMKRQKKSK
- the iolG gene encoding inositol 2-dehydrogenase, with product MFNIALFGAGRIGQVHAVNINNHPETNLYSVIDPYLEGAQKLVDSYQAKIQSVEEAMADPNVHGVCIGSATDTHANLIELAAINGKAIFCEKPIDLELSRVRDCLAVVEKHNVPMLVGFNRRYDPQFRQLKEQLGAGTIGKAESLLITSRDPSPPPAEYSQVSGGMFRDMTVHDLDMARFIIGEDPVSITAHGSCMVDPAIGEAGDIDTAVLVLQFPSGVMATIVNSRRSGYGYDQRLELHGEKGLLQAGNMKENLVQHWGEVGCTSAKPQPFFLERYQDAYIAEWQHFADVLAGRCKPECSGVDGEFALVLAEAALESMKSGKTVIL
- a CDS encoding sugar ABC transporter ATP-binding protein; amino-acid sequence: MNQVLLEMRGITKTFPGVKALDNVQLTLKKGRVMALMGENGAGKSTLMKVLFGIYQRDCGTIRYQGEQVNYSGAKEALEAGVSMIHQELSPILHRSIAENIWLGREPLKGPLRLIDHAKMYRDTTELLKKLDLHLDPRTPMSELTVATMQMIEISKAISYNSKIIIMDEPTSALTGKEVDHLFEIIEKLKKQGVSIVYISHKMDEIFRICDDITVFRDGCYIGEREAQNTNHDELVQMMVGRDLGDVFPPPTAKPGKVRLEVKNLSVEGVFDNISFKLHEGEILGIAGLVGAGRTELIETLFGVRKHDVGEIWINGENVEIKTPQDAISHKMAFLTEDRRQSGLYLMLDIFANTSIAHLDAYRNKVVNVLDVRSMQKDCASQCTKLKVKTPGMAEKIDNLSGGNQQKVLLARWMLTKPDILFLDEPTRGIDIGAKSEIYKLMRLLTGMGKSLVMISSELPEVIGMSDRILVMHGGKLKGELDGKDASQQQVMSMAFN
- a CDS encoding class II fructose-bisphosphate aldolase, with the protein product MLVNLNDLLPQAAASNYSVPCFNVFGYEDARAVVDAAEEMDKAVILACNKDVVDFYGVEIAAAMFLQLAHASSVPVCLHLDHTYDEEIIYRALKAGFSSVMFDGSQLSLEDNIARTKKVAEVAHACGATIEGEIGSVPYEEGRDHIKTIDTSPDDAARFAEESNVDCVAISVGNVHRLTTPTSTIDFGLLDQIASKVSKPLVIHGASGIRNEDMAKLKKSRVSKFNIGTCLRQALGHNLRDFMNEEPDKFDRIYFMKKAMPFVKEEAIRNFKLLS
- a CDS encoding sugar ABC transporter substrate-binding protein, with product MPITTSGLTTLFQQSTKYIKQLMNKPKKAVQGVLFITGLMALVACGGEEADSNVTRIGVAIPNFDDTFLVNMKDSMSAYAEKQDNLELIFVDAKEDTVKQLGQIQNFIIQQVDGIILVPVNTDATQPMTDDILKAGIELVYLNRRPTYLPDGVAYVGSEELRFGEEQAKYAAKHSEGGNIGIIMGMMTVEAAILRTQGVEDFFKEKPEYNIIRKQTALWQRSQGMVVMENWINSGDKLDIIISNNDDMALGAIQALRAAGKLDDTIVIGVDATPDGLMAIKKGALDATVFQDGRSQARGAIDAALSGINKTPRDKITWIPAELVTKDNLAEFEAKQG
- a CDS encoding sugar phosphate isomerase/epimerase family protein; translation: MRYALHGMCSLHNNIVSDIRLAKETGYQGLEIHTDKLWRYIHAGFTSQDLKARLEKADITPTAIDIIGSVEASDKATQQKVFKEVEILCAFAQDIGAPTIQLNAFEALNGLSVEDNIKITAQNIQHIADIGKEHGIRFQYEGAAWTPIAKLSDYFRLYDAVGRDNFGFVLDTWHFWASRGASPEDMAKIDKSLIYNVHLSDGKRPANGQPWVDEKELRGYILGEGDIPLQEWVEAIKSTGYDGFYSGEFLNDQLWESDHYDIAEAMLNGMKTLVGPQSASK
- a CDS encoding MurR/RpiR family transcriptional regulator, whose product is MEAENTLLEVPNDLDTLRDLIVKRYDKLSQRLQQVADYIMAQPMLVAVETMATIAEQANVPLSTLSRFANTMGFSGFSQMQALFRDQYLNRPRDYKERVRQARDQDCFEPESPTSIFQDYGAANIEAMEQLQVSVSPQKLERAVSLLDKADTIYIQGMRRAYPVAFYLWYALMKSDNNVVLLDDHGGMLAPMTRRISDKDVLVTITFTPYAPETSELIKLASEKNVPIIAITDNQMNSQGSKMDVCFEVQEGEVMGFRSLSSSMYLAQTLAVSLMCRETK
- a CDS encoding MurR/RpiR family transcriptional regulator → MSAATTLSELEEQIRNRYNELSKRLQQVAAYVLESHNSIAFDTVAVIAEQAQVPPSTLIRFANAFDFKGFNEMKQLFRQNLVEETTSYTDRARLFKELDDASPPPENPIDILQEFARANSQAMEQLATQTSADKLNQAVELIANADNIYLIGLRRSFSIASYLTYALRHLERRAFLIDGLGGMFQEQLSMVGPKDIVISISFSPYAEETVKLSEIVSKAGAKQVVITDSQLSPLAAFSDVCFVVKEAKVDAFRSQSASFCLAQTLAVSLAFKTENDQ